One genomic window of Paenibacillus xylanilyticus includes the following:
- the spo0A gene encoding sporulation transcription factor Spo0A produces MQKIEVLLADDNREFTNLLAEYISEQEDMEVTGIAYNGEEVLQLLEQSRDVPDVLILDIIMPHLDGLGVLERLRNLNLNPQPKVIMLTAFGQENITQRAVQLGASYYILKPFDMEVLANRVRQLVGSQTTVSSSTNSGSSMFMTNKSNVVPMGKHKNLDASITSIIHEIGVPAHIKGYQYLREAITMVYNNIEILGAITKTLYPAIAEKFKTTPSRVERAIRHAIEVAWTRGNIDSISHLFGYTINISKSKPTNSEFIAMVADKLRIEHKVS; encoded by the coding sequence TTGCAAAAAATCGAGGTATTGCTGGCTGATGATAATCGTGAATTTACGAATTTGCTTGCCGAATATATATCCGAACAGGAAGATATGGAAGTTACCGGAATTGCCTACAACGGGGAAGAAGTACTGCAGTTGTTGGAGCAAAGCCGTGATGTGCCGGATGTATTGATTCTGGATATTATTATGCCTCATCTGGATGGGCTTGGTGTATTGGAGCGTCTGCGCAACCTGAACCTGAATCCACAACCGAAAGTGATCATGCTTACGGCATTCGGTCAAGAGAACATCACACAGCGTGCCGTGCAGCTCGGAGCTTCTTATTACATCCTCAAACCTTTTGACATGGAAGTGCTCGCTAACCGGGTTCGCCAGCTTGTAGGATCCCAGACAACCGTCTCTTCAAGCACGAACAGTGGTTCATCCATGTTTATGACCAACAAATCCAATGTGGTGCCAATGGGCAAACACAAAAATTTGGATGCCAGCATCACGTCCATCATACATGAAATCGGCGTTCCTGCGCATATTAAAGGATATCAGTATTTGCGTGAAGCCATCACTATGGTATATAACAATATCGAAATTTTGGGTGCGATTACCAAAACGCTGTACCCTGCGATTGCCGAGAAATTCAAAACAACGCCGTCCCGCGTTGAACGGGCCATCCGCCATGCGATTGAAGTGGCCTGGACACGCGGAAACATCGACAGCATCAGCCACCTGTTTGGTTACACGATCAACATCAGCAAGTCGAAACCGACGAACTCCGAATTTATCGCTATGGTTGCCGACAAGCTGAGAATCGAGCATAAGGTGTCTTGA
- the spoIVB gene encoding SpoIVB peptidase, whose protein sequence is MNSPLRKKLLGLLFAFFLCVISQAIQPVQSYASLPDELQVFAGRQADVRLAVPASSSAVVDRPDIVGLDGQEQAVHVTKQQPLHLHPQQTGQAKLTLKLWGKIPVKTVNVNVIPDLRVVPGGQTIGVKVKSAGILVVGHHLVRAEGDQRVSPGETAGIKLGDLITHMNGKRLDGVAGVAEAVEQAGKSKKGIDVVLQRGKETVKTRLTPAYDAEDQAWRLGLYIRDSAAGVGTLTFYAPDQGVYGALGHVITDMNTQTSIVVGSGQIVQSNVTSISKSESGDPGEKRAHFLKESKILGNIERNTAFGIFGKMSDNPDHSLYTKGIPVAFSHEVKEGPAEILTVVEGQQVERFAIDIVHVADQSEPATKGLVLRITDPKLLDKTGGIVQGMSGSPIVQNGKLIGAVTHVFVNDPKSGYGCFIEWMLQDAGVMIKKEKAKNLKAG, encoded by the coding sequence TTGAATTCCCCCCTCAGGAAGAAATTGCTAGGTCTTTTATTTGCCTTCTTTCTATGTGTAATCAGCCAGGCCATTCAGCCTGTGCAGAGTTATGCCTCCTTACCTGACGAATTGCAGGTATTTGCAGGCAGGCAAGCAGATGTACGACTCGCTGTACCGGCTTCTTCCAGCGCCGTTGTAGACCGACCGGATATTGTTGGTCTAGATGGACAGGAGCAAGCAGTGCATGTCACGAAGCAGCAGCCATTGCATCTTCATCCCCAGCAGACAGGACAAGCGAAATTAACCTTGAAGCTGTGGGGCAAAATTCCGGTCAAAACGGTTAATGTGAACGTGATTCCGGATTTGCGAGTTGTACCCGGGGGTCAAACCATTGGCGTAAAAGTAAAGTCCGCTGGGATTTTGGTTGTAGGTCATCACTTGGTCCGTGCTGAAGGAGACCAAAGAGTCTCTCCAGGAGAAACAGCAGGCATTAAACTTGGGGATCTGATAACCCATATGAATGGCAAACGTCTGGATGGCGTTGCAGGCGTTGCTGAAGCTGTAGAGCAAGCGGGTAAAAGTAAAAAAGGGATCGATGTGGTATTGCAGCGAGGGAAGGAAACCGTTAAAACACGACTTACACCAGCATACGATGCCGAAGATCAGGCCTGGAGGCTTGGATTGTACATTCGTGATTCTGCGGCTGGAGTAGGTACTTTAACGTTCTATGCACCAGACCAAGGCGTGTATGGAGCTTTGGGGCATGTGATTACGGATATGAATACTCAAACATCCATTGTTGTAGGCAGTGGACAGATTGTTCAGTCGAATGTGACATCTATATCCAAAAGTGAATCCGGAGATCCGGGTGAAAAACGTGCACATTTTCTTAAAGAAAGCAAAATATTAGGCAATATTGAGCGTAATACGGCTTTTGGCATATTTGGTAAGATGTCTGACAATCCCGATCACAGTTTATACACCAAAGGAATTCCTGTCGCTTTCTCACATGAAGTGAAGGAAGGACCGGCAGAAATTTTGACTGTTGTCGAGGGTCAGCAGGTTGAACGTTTCGCGATCGATATTGTGCATGTGGCTGATCAATCGGAGCCTGCAACCAAAGGGCTTGTGCTTCGCATTACAGATCCTAAGCTGCTTGATAAAACGGGTGGGATCGTTCAGGGAATGAGCGGCAGCCCAATCGTTCAGAATGGCAAGCTCATTGGCGCCGTGACACATGTGTTTGTTAATGATCCTAAATCAGGTTACGGCTGTTTCATCGAGTGGATGTTACAGGATGCCGGTGTGATGATCAAAAAGGAAAAAGCGAAAAATCTTAAGGCCGGGTAA